In one window of Leptospira sp. GIMC2001 DNA:
- a CDS encoding efflux RND transporter permease subunit — MLTFISIRNPIFAWMMMIALIGLGGFSMSRMNLSQMPDVDFPVVNVILNLDGATAKVMETDVVDIVEEVILTVEGVKEIKSYSKDYTANIAVELELSRDVDVALQEIQTKIAQVQNKLPVEMDPPILMKSNPEDNPIVWVSLTSDVHSKKDMVLYVKDVLKDQFQKIPGVGEIYLGGYVDRTVNVYLDPKKLTQREITVDDITNTLLEQNIEIPGGRVENRLEEYGLRSIGEVPQVSSFQEIYVNSRSGVPIYSLIKLGDIAKIEDGLDDIRRISRFNGSPSIGLGIKKLKGYNAVDIADNIKELVESLQDDIPDGYKLQLASDNTIFIRESIGELQFTMLLSALLTGFVTRIFLGSWKSTWNILLAIPTSILGTFFFLELFGFTLNTFTLLGLTLATGIVVDDAIMVLENIVRHREMGKGWREAAIKGTKEVQFAALSATLAIVAIFLPVAFISGIIGRYFLEFAVTVSVAVLLSLFEALTFTPMRASQFKDDESVKLSKFDSWVDSRMISIQDKYRQTLDWSLNHPKTIISLSFGFFALSLLLIIPLKKEFVPAQDTGRFLIRMRAPVGYSIYRTDQEVRPIEDYLRSKEEIYSYFIAVGGVGGGDVNTAMIYATLKNKNDRPINSDTGKSITQKEIFEKLRNELPIVAPSLKISIQDFSLGGFSAGRGYPVEIQVTGSDWDVLASNSEILKEKLENSGYLTDVDSDYNKGQPELRLVPDRRSAALMGVSIANIGNTVGTLMGGRKAGKFTENGRTYDVKVRIDKKEGEDPKSLYETSVRNTHGEIVMLSRLLKFEETESQKNITRVDRARSITIYGNPKDPFSQQQAIEESLRIAKEILPQGYIAKITGAAKTSSESMNSLIAVLGVGILISYMILASQFNHLRQPIYILLALPFSFSGALIALYSFGQSINVYSFIGLILLLGLVKKNSIILVEFINQVRHKLQTSKKISKARSKKTFENADIDSANSLENYKEEMHSAILEASPLRMRPILMTSFSSIAAAIPPALAIGPGEETRIPMAITILGGMFLSTLVTLYLVPVAYGWVEGKMLNRK; from the coding sequence GTCGAAGGTGTAAAAGAAATAAAATCTTATTCCAAAGACTATACTGCAAATATTGCGGTAGAGCTAGAATTGAGCCGTGATGTTGATGTTGCTCTGCAAGAAATTCAAACTAAGATAGCACAGGTTCAGAATAAATTGCCTGTTGAGATGGATCCACCTATCTTAATGAAATCCAATCCTGAAGACAATCCGATTGTCTGGGTATCACTTACTTCTGATGTGCATTCCAAGAAGGATATGGTTCTCTATGTAAAGGATGTTCTTAAGGATCAATTCCAAAAAATTCCAGGTGTTGGTGAGATATATCTTGGTGGCTATGTTGATCGCACAGTAAATGTTTATTTGGATCCTAAGAAATTAACTCAACGAGAAATTACTGTTGATGATATCACCAATACACTGTTAGAGCAAAATATTGAAATTCCCGGTGGACGTGTCGAGAACCGTTTAGAGGAATATGGTTTGCGTTCTATTGGAGAAGTTCCACAAGTTTCCAGTTTTCAGGAAATTTACGTGAATTCCAGAAGTGGCGTTCCTATCTACAGTTTAATAAAGCTTGGTGATATTGCAAAGATTGAAGATGGATTGGATGATATTCGCAGAATTTCTCGATTCAATGGATCTCCTTCGATCGGTCTTGGGATCAAGAAATTAAAAGGTTACAACGCAGTAGATATCGCAGACAATATAAAGGAATTAGTCGAGAGCCTTCAAGATGATATTCCAGACGGATATAAATTGCAATTGGCATCAGACAATACAATTTTCATTCGTGAGTCAATTGGTGAATTGCAATTTACAATGTTGCTTTCGGCATTGCTCACAGGATTTGTAACTAGAATCTTCTTAGGCTCATGGAAATCTACATGGAACATTTTGTTAGCGATCCCGACATCCATTCTTGGAACCTTTTTCTTTCTAGAATTATTTGGTTTTACTCTGAATACATTTACTCTGTTAGGTTTAACGCTTGCTACAGGAATCGTTGTCGACGATGCGATCATGGTTTTAGAAAATATTGTACGTCACAGAGAAATGGGAAAAGGTTGGCGTGAGGCAGCAATCAAAGGAACCAAGGAAGTACAGTTTGCGGCTTTGTCTGCCACTCTTGCGATTGTGGCAATTTTCTTACCAGTTGCTTTTATATCAGGAATCATTGGGCGGTATTTTCTGGAATTTGCGGTCACTGTGTCCGTTGCCGTACTGCTTTCGTTATTCGAAGCTTTAACTTTTACACCCATGCGAGCATCCCAATTTAAGGATGATGAATCAGTCAAATTATCAAAATTTGATTCATGGGTGGATAGTAGGATGATTTCTATTCAGGACAAATACCGACAAACACTCGATTGGTCATTAAATCACCCTAAAACTATTATTTCATTATCATTTGGTTTTTTTGCTTTATCTCTATTGCTTATTATCCCCTTGAAGAAAGAATTTGTGCCAGCTCAAGATACTGGTCGGTTTCTGATTCGAATGAGAGCTCCCGTGGGATACTCGATATATAGAACTGATCAAGAAGTAAGACCGATCGAAGACTATCTTCGTAGTAAGGAAGAAATTTATTCTTATTTTATCGCAGTCGGTGGAGTTGGTGGCGGCGATGTCAATACTGCAATGATCTATGCAACTCTCAAAAATAAAAATGATCGACCAATCAATTCTGATACAGGTAAGTCAATTACTCAGAAAGAAATTTTTGAAAAATTGAGAAATGAGCTTCCAATTGTTGCTCCTAGTTTGAAAATTTCTATTCAAGATTTTTCTCTAGGTGGATTCAGTGCGGGACGTGGTTATCCAGTTGAAATTCAAGTGACCGGATCAGATTGGGATGTTCTCGCCTCAAATTCTGAGATATTAAAAGAAAAATTGGAAAATAGTGGTTACCTCACTGACGTGGATTCTGACTACAATAAAGGTCAACCAGAATTAAGGTTAGTTCCTGATCGTAGATCTGCAGCTTTAATGGGTGTTAGTATAGCAAATATTGGAAATACGGTTGGAACACTCATGGGTGGACGAAAGGCTGGCAAATTCACCGAGAACGGCAGAACCTACGATGTCAAAGTGCGTATTGATAAGAAAGAAGGTGAAGATCCAAAATCTCTATATGAGACTAGTGTCCGAAATACGCATGGCGAAATTGTAATGCTAAGTCGATTGTTGAAATTTGAAGAAACTGAATCTCAAAAAAATATCACACGTGTTGATAGGGCGAGATCAATCACAATTTATGGCAATCCTAAGGATCCTTTTTCTCAGCAACAGGCTATTGAAGAATCCCTTCGCATTGCGAAAGAAATTCTGCCTCAAGGCTATATTGCAAAAATAACGGGTGCAGCAAAAACATCTTCCGAGTCAATGAATAGTTTAATAGCTGTGTTAGGTGTTGGTATTTTGATTTCGTATATGATACTCGCAAGTCAGTTCAATCATTTGCGACAGCCAATTTATATATTGTTGGCGTTACCCTTTAGTTTCTCCGGTGCTTTAATCGCACTTTATAGTTTTGGTCAGAGTATCAACGTATATAGTTTTATAGGATTGATACTCTTGTTAGGTTTAGTTAAGAAAAACTCAATCATTCTGGTTGAATTTATCAATCAAGTAAGACATAAATTACAAACTTCTAAGAAAATTTCAAAGGCTAGATCCAAGAAAACTTTTGAAAATGCGGATATTGATTCTGCTAATTCTTTAGAAAATTATAAAGAAGAAATGCATTCAGCAATCTTGGAAGCAAGCCCACTTCGAATGCGTCCGATACTTATGACTTCGTTTAGTTCTATAGCTGCAGCAATCCCGCCAGCACTAGCAATTGGACCTGGCGAAGAAACCCGAATTCCAATGGCAATCACCATACTTGGTGGAATGTTCTTATCAACTTTGGTTACCTTATACTTAGTTCCTGTTGCTTACGGCTGGGTTGAAGGAAAAATGTTGAATCGAAAATGA